From Bradyrhizobium sp. sBnM-33:
TCGAGCACGCCAAGTCAAAGGTCGGACTTAACGCTCCCCTTTTTGTCACGCAGAACGATGGCACCGTCGCAGAAGCCTCGCGTGCCGCCGCATACCCGGTGTTCAGCTTCGCTTCCGGCGCGACCAACTCCATGCGCGGGGCGGCCTATCTCTCTGGCCTTAAAGAAGCGGTGGTGGTCGACGTCGGCGGCACGACGGCTGATTTTGGCCATCTGCGGAACGGTTTTCCGCGTGAGGCCAACGCGGTCGTGCATATTGGGGGTGTCAGGACGCTGTTTCGTATGCCGGACCTCGTGTCCATCGGACTTGGGGGCGGCAGCCATGTCGATCTTGATGCGGGCACGATCGGACCACTTAGTGTTGGGTATCGCCTGTCCAAGGAGGCGCTTGTCTTTGGAGGGAACGGCGTGACGGCAACTGACATTGGCGTCGCCGCCGGATTGATCGACCTCGGCGATCGTAAGCGTGTGGCGCACATAACTGCCGATGAGGTGAACGGCATTCTGCGCCGCTGCAAGGAGATGCTGGAAGAGAACGTTGATCGGTTGAAGACAAGCGCCGAAGACGTCACCCTCATCGCGGTCGGTGGCGGCGCGTTTCTTGTTCCCGAAGAATTGCAGGGCGTCGGGCGTGTTGTCCGCGTTCAGCACGGAGGTTGCGCAAATGCAGTTGGCGCGGCCATCGCCCAGGTCAGTGGTGAAGTCGACCAGGTCTTCCAGGGTCTGACGCGAGATGAGGCCGTCGCTTCAGCGCGCAAGCTTGCCGATACCCGGGCGGTGGAGGCCGGTGCGGAGCCGGCCTCGCTCGCTTTGGTCGAGGCAGAGGACACCCCGATCGCCTATCTGCCAGGAAATGCGATGCGCGTCCGCGTCAAAGTCGTCGGAGATATTCGGTCAACCCGTATTGAGAAAACAGCCAAGGAGAAAGTCGCATGCCAGTCCGTTTCCTGATCAGCACGCTAAAGCCTGGGGTCGATCCAGCCGAATACGAGGCATGGGTGCGCGAGCGCGACTATGCTCTTGTGCGCAGCCTCGACAATTATATGAGCTACAAGGTGCACCGCATTCGCCGCCCCATCCAGGGTGCCGAAAATTCAACGTGGCAGTACATCGAGCGGATCGAAGTCAAGAGCCTCGAGCAACATGACAAGGATCTGGCCTCGCCGGCCGGCGTTGCTCTGCGAGAGGAGCTTTATGGCAAGTTTCTCGATCGCTCGAAGAACATCTATTTCGTCAGCGATGAGATAGAATGACGTCGCATTGAGTTCTGCCTGACCCAAGACGTAAGCCGCAAAACAGGACAATAAGATGACCCTCGATCTGCTAATTCTCGGCAACGCGCCCATGACCAAGATGCTTGATCGCGTCAAGCTCGCCGAAGCGAGCGGCTACGATACGGTCTGGCTTGCCGATGAACGATTTTATCGGGAGGTCTATTCCTGCCTGAGCTATTTTGCTCAAAACACGTCGCGGGTCAGGCTCGGACCTTGTGTAACGGACCCCTATGCAAGGCACCCCGCGTTGACGGCTATGGCGATTGCGACGCTTGACGAGATTTCTAACAAGCGCGCAATTCTGGGTATCGGCGCCGGGATTTCGGGCTTTGCTGAGCTTGGCATCGATCGGAAGAAGCCCGCGCGCGCCATAAGCGAAGCGATCGAGGTCATTCGCATGCTTCTGCGAGGCGAGACTGTCGCCTATGAGGGTGAGGTCATTCAGTTCAGGGAAGGCAAGCTGAACTTCGCCCCGATACGGGCCGATATCCCAATCTATGTGGCTAGTAACGGGCCGCTCGGCCAACGGACCGCGGGCGCTTGCGCTGACGCCGCGTTCATGGAGGCAGGCGGCAACGCCGCGGAAGTCAAGGCGTTCCGTGCGAGACTGGATGAGGGGGCCAGGAAGGCCGGCCGCGATCCCAAATCCGTCAAACTGATCGTTCGGCTCAATGCCTGTATTGCGTCAGATGGTCAGGCCGCCCGTGACGCTCTGCGGCCAACGGTTGCACGCTTGCTCGGTGCAGGACGTCTTAAGTTTGAAACAGCTGAAGAGCAGGGGCTCACATTGCCGGAGGATATACTTGCCACCGTTCAGGGTGCCCACTACGCCGCCGGCGTGACGCCCTATCTTCCTCTGCTGCCATACGTGACCGACCGCCACATCAACGCCTTCACTCTGGCAGGCAATGTCGAGGAAGTGACCGCGCGTGTGATCGAACTGCGCCATGCCGGGGTCGATGGCATCATCTCCATGCCCTTCGCCGCCGAAGGAGGTACAATCGAGGACACGATCGCCAAGATGGGCTCCGAGGTCTGGCCTGCTGTACAGGCTAACGAAGGGATGAAGCCATGAGCTTTGATCTTCATCGGCCGGCGACAGTCACGGAGGCCGTTGACCTCGCTCAACGTTTTGCGCCGACCGCGCGCTATGTCGCCGGCGGGACAGATACGGTCATCCAGATCAATCGGAAGAAGATTGATCCCGCGCATCTGATCGATGTCGCCTGCCTGCCCGGCATGAGCGAGATCACTGAGACCGCTGACGCATTCACCCTTGGCGCGCTGACCAAGTATCGCAGCATCGAAACCCATCCTGCGTTTCGGGGTAATTTGCGGGTGCTGCTGGAAGCTGCCAGTGTCGTCGGTGGGCATCAGGTCCGAAACATCGCCACGATCGGCGGCAATATCGTCAATGCTTCGCCAGCCGCCGATTTTGTGCCGCCGCTGCTCGCGCTCGATGCGAGTCTCGACATTACCGGTCCGAAGGGACGGCGCTCTGTCGCCTTGCGCGACTTCATCGTCGGCCCGGGACGAACCAATCTCTCACCGGTAGAGATCGTGACCAGCATCCGATTTGCCAAGCTTCCAGCCAGATCAGCAACCGCCTTCCTGAAGGAAGGGCGTCGGCGTGCGATGGAGATTTCGGTCGTTTGTGTTGCTGCTTGTTTGACGCTAGAGGCTTCGACCTCGCGTTGCGCTTGCGTGCGCCTGGCCATCGGCGCCGCAAGCCCCAAGGCGTTCCGGCCCGAACAGGCGGAAGGCTACCTCATCGGCAAACCTGCCGGGAACGAAAGCTTTGCGGAGGCGGGCAGGCTCGCGGCAGAGGCTTCCAGTCCGATCTCTGATGTCCGCGCGTCGGCCGGTTATCGCCGCGGTCTTGTCGCCGTGATGGTCGAGCGCGCGCTGACGACGTGTTTGCAACGAATTCGGGAACAAAATCAATGAACCGGAAAATTCTCAATATCGTTGTCAATGGCGAGAGCCATCAAGTGCTCATTGAGCCCCATTGGACGCTGCTGCAGGTCCTGCGCAACGAGATCGGCATGATGGGCACGAAAGAGAACTGCCTGGAAGCAGAGTGCGGCGTCTGTACGGTGCTGCTCGATGGAAAGGCCATCAATTCATGCATCCTGCTCGCAGGCCAGGTCGAGGGATGCTCTATCACAACGATCGAGGGGATTGGCGATCCCGAGCATCTGCATCCCCTCCAGGAAGCATTCATCGAATGCGGTGCTGTTCAGTGCGGCTACTGCATCCCGGGAATGATCCTGACGGCAAAGTCATTCCTTGATGAAAATCCGGGCTGCCGGCCCTCGCGCGACGAAATCAGGGAAGCGATCGCAGGGACCCTGTGCCGCTGTACCGGCTATCGCAAGATCATTGATGCCGTGGCAACCGCGGCAGACCGCATCGCACTCTCGGGAGCCAAGCAATGAGCGCACATACCCATCGCGTTGCCGGTCACCGCTTACCCCGACGGGATGGCGTCGGCAAGGTTACCGGAAAGCACGTCTATGCCGCAGATTTCAAGCTCTCCGGCATGCTCTACGGCAGGGTTCTGCGCAGTACGCGAGCGCACGCGCTGATCAAAAAGATCGATACGTCGCGAGCGGCTGCAATTGCGGGCGTACGGGGAATCATCACCTCGGCTGACATTCCACAGATCCGTTACGGAACGGCAGTGCGCGATACAACTGTGTTCGCAACTGATCGCGCGCTGTTCATTGGACATGCAATAGCCGCCGTTGCTGCCACCTCTCTCGAGATCGCCGAGCGCGCGCTTGCAGCCATTGAGGTCGAATACGAGGATTTGCCACCGCTGTTTGATCCGGAGGAGGCGCTCAAGAGCGATATCCGGATCCATCCGGATTGGGAAACTTACAAGGCGCTCCCGATCATTTCGAGAAACCGCAATATCGCAGGTCAAGCGCGCATTCGCGTCGGCGACGCCGAAGCGGCATTCGCAAAAGCCCATAAGGTCTACGAGCATCGTTTCTCAACCGCGTTGCAGCATCCCGGATATACAGAGCCACGGGTTGCGACCGCCGACTGGGATGCGAATGGAATCGTGACCGTCTGGTGTAACACGCAATTGCCTTTCGATACGCAAACCACTTTGGCCGAGATCCTTGATCTGCCGGCCGCGCGTGTGCGGGTGACTGTGCCAGGCATTGGTGGCGGCTTCGGCGGGAAGCTAAGGATCGGCGTTGAGCACTTCGCAGCTCTCCTGGCGCGCAAGACCGCGCGCCCGGTCAAGGTGATGTCGACGAGCGAAGAAGAGCTCACAGCCGCGCTTCCCCGTCAGGCCTCCATCGTTCTGCTCAAGACCGCTGTCGACAAAGAAGGACATCTTCTCGCTCGAAGCGGCAGGATCATCGTGGATTGTGGCGCTTATGCAGGCTCAGGTCCGGGAACGGCTGCAATCGCGCTGCAGGTCATGGCAGGCCCTTACAAGACCGGAGCACTCGCGTTCGAAAGCGTCGCTGTCTACACCAACAAGGTCCATTCGGGCTCGTTCCGCGCTCCTGCGGGGCCGATGGCAAATTTCGCGATGGAATGCCAGATCGACATGATCGCGAAGGATCTCGGATTGGATCCTCTCGAAATGCGCCTGCGGAACGTCGTCAAGGAGGGAGACCCAGGTCCTTCCGGCGAGATTCATAGGTCTGTGAGCATCGAGGAATGCCTGCGCAAGGCAGCCGATGCGATCGGCTGGCACGATCGCAATCCGGAGCCAGGACGCGGCAAGGGGATTGCCTGCAGCTGGTGGATGACAACCGGTGGCTCGTCCGGCGTCTATGTCAAGATTAACCCTGATGGAAGTGCGACGCTTGTGAGCGGCGCCGTCGAAATTGGCACCGGCGCCATCACGGGAGCTGCTCAAATCCTGGCCGAGGAGTTGTCCCTCGATCTAACCGACGTCAACGTGACGGGAGTCGACACCCAGGCCGCCCCGTTTGACTACGGCGCTCAAGGGAGCCGCACCACTTTCTCGGTCGGCAACGCTTGTCTTGCTGCTGCCGCCGAGCTGCGGCGCCAGATGTTCGAACTCGCAGCCGAGCAGCTCGAAGCCCCGATCGAGGATATGAAACTGCAAGACAAGCATGTGGTGGCCGGCAACAAGTCGATTTCGATTGCGGAATTGGCGCGCATCTCGCGTCTTGCCGGCGGCGGGCTCATCGCGCATGGCACGGCCATTTCGCCCGCGCCCGCTTATGATCCAACGCGTGTTCAGAACCATCCGCTACCCGTATGGAATACACCGAGTTACCATGCCCATGCCGTCGACCTGTCGGTCGATCAAGCAACCGGCAAAGTGACCATCAATCGCTATGTCGTGGCCCAGGACGTCGGATATGCGATCAATCCGACCTATATCGAGGGCCAGATCGAGGGCGGAGTGGCGCAAGGTATCGGCCAGGCGCTGTCGGAAGAGATCGTTTATCAGGACGGTCGCGTCATGAATGCGAACCTGACCGATTACAAGATGCCGACAGCGATGGATGTCCCGGAGATCGAGAGCATCATCGTGGAATGCCGCTCCGCTGCCGGTCCTTACGGGGCCAAGGGCGTCGGCGAGCCACCCTGTATCGAGCCACCGGCTGCCATCGGAAATGCGATCGCAGCGGCGACCGGCTGTTGGCCGAATTCGCTGCCTATGACAGCGGAAAAGATTGCCGCCGCAATGCAGGTGCAACACTCATGATCCGCGTCGAGATCAATATGCATGGAAACCTCCGTCGGCTCTTGCCCGACGGAATTGGATCCATTCAGCTTGACCTGCCCGACGGAACGACGGTTCTCAACGTGATCGACTCCTTGAGCGCCGAGCATGAGGTCTGGCTGGCGTCGATTGGTGACGTGGTGGTGCCGTTGTCCGCCGAAGTCGAAGACGGTGCCGAACTCAATTTCTTTCCCTATCTTGAGGGTGGCTAGCATGAAATCCTTTCGTCCGGGAGGGGCTCAAAACTGTTGACCTGCCGGCGCGCTGGATTTGAAGAGCCTGTGCACGTGATGATGCGGCAGCCACTCACCTGTTGAGTGTTCGGTCTGGTGTGAATACCGTCCGGCACACTCAAGCAAAGCAAAGTTTCGCGGAAGAGTCATGCCGCAAGCAAAGAAGGTGCAATCCACATGTCGAACGCTAACCTTCCTATTTTGTCAATCGTCGGCGGCACCGGCGATCTCGGGTCTGGCCTTGCCCGCAGCTGGAGTCGCGCCGGATACTCCGTCATTCTCGGATCCCGCTCAATTGAGCGCGCTCAGGAGGCAGTCTCGCTCCTGAAGTCGGAAGGGTTCGCCAATGTCAGCGGCGACACCAACGCTGCCGCAGCTGCGAAGAGCGACATCGTCGTCGTTGCGGTTCCTTTCTCCAACTATGAGGCAAGCCTGGGCGAGATCAAAGATCCTGCCAAGAGCAAGATTGTCGTCACCGCGGTAGTGCCCCTCGTGCCGCCAAAGGTATCCGTCGTTCATCTCCCGAGTGCTGGTTCAGCAGCCCTGATAGCGCAGTCGCTGCTTGATCCAAGCTCGCGCGTGGTCGGCGCCTTCCACAATGTCGGCTCGCAGAAGCTTCATGCTGGCGGCAAGGCAGACTGCGATGTCCTGGTGTTCAGCGATGACGCCGATGCCCGCAACCAAGTGATCACGCTCGCGGACGCTGTGAGCAATCGTGGCGTCGATGGCGGTGTCCTCGCGAATTCGACCGCGGCCGAGGCTCTAACCTCCGTCCTGATCGCGATCAACCGCAAATACAAAGTGAAAGGCGCCGGCATCTCGATCTCCGGCTTGACGTGAATGGAACAACGATAGGGGCTCTCGATGCTCTCAGCCCTCGATTCTCTCGACCGTAAAATTCTGCGCGAACTCATTCAAGATGCCCGAATAAGCCACTTGGCTCTCTCCGAACGGGTCGGACTGTCAGCGACCGCCTGTGCGAGGCGCGTACTGCAAATGGAGAAAGCCGGCATCATCAAGGGTTACGCGGCAAACATCGATGTCAATGCGCTTGGCTTCCCACTGACAGTGATCGTTCACATCACACTTGATCGCCAAAACGAGGATGCACTCGCACGCTTTGAGACTGAAATCCACAAGTGCCCCGACGTAATCTCGTGCCACCTTATGTCCGGTGCGGACGACTATCAGGTTCAAGTGCTGGCATGTGGCATGGAGGACTACGAACGTATCCATAAGCAGCACCTATCGCGGTTGCCAGGCGTCGCGAGACTGCAATCCAGCTTTGCAATGCGCACCATAGTGAAGCGATCCATCTCTCCTGCTGCGCTCATAATGATTAGACCGACTGGGACGCAGCGTAGAGGCAAGTGACCAACTTGGGTTAGCGGCTGTGTATGAGGCAAGCGCGAAGAGGTTCATCGGCACTCCTTCAGGACGATCGCATCGAGAGAGCGTATCTGGCAGTTGAGCACTTACAAGCTGCCCACGGAGAAGAAGATGGAATATAGCGGATTCGCAGTGACTGGGGCACGTCGGCGGACACCATTTTAAAGGCGAGATGCACATGTGCGAGAATTAATAATCGGGAAGTGGGCAGCCGCGAAGGGAGAAAGGCCTCACGATGACTAGGAGCATCACTTATACCGCCCTTCGTGGGATCCCTATGGTGAGGCCGGACGACGATCTGGTGTCTATCATTGCGGATGGCGTTACTAGCGCTGGCATCGAGGTCGCCTCGGGTGACATTTTCGTGGTTGCACAAAAAATCGTCTCGAAGGCGGAAAATAGGTACGTTGATCTCGATGACGTGAGCCCTTCCGCACGGGCATTGGAACTCGCAAAAACGGTTGGAAAGGACCCGCGGCACATCGAGGTGGTGCTCTCGGAGTCAAGCGAGGTCATCCGCTCCAGGCAGAACGTGATCATCGTTGCTCACCGCCTTGGGTTCGTGATGGCGAATGCCGGGATCGATCAATCCAATATCGATCAAGGTCACAGTCATCGCGTGCTGCTGCTGCCAAAAGATCCGGATGACAGTTGCGAGCGCTTGAAGTCCGGGCTCGATCAACGTTTCGGCGTTAATGTCGCAGTGGTCATGAACGACAGCTTCGGTCGCCCTTGGCGCAACGGTGTTGTTGGGGTGGCAATCGGATGTGCAGGGCTGCCTGCGCTTCAGAATATGATTGGGGAGCCCGATTTGTTCGGACGGCCCATGCAGGTGACGGAGATCGCCGTGGCTGATGAACTGGCAGCGGCCGCGTCGTTGGTGATGGGACAGGCAGCCGAGGGACAACCGATCGTCCACGTCCGCGGACTGTCATGTCAGGCGCCGGCAAAGCCTGCCTCGATTCTTGTCCGTCCGAAGGAGCAGGATCTTTTCAGATGAAGGGACCTTCTCATCTGTCTGATGAGGGCCGTGTGGTGGCCCTCTGCGGGGGAGTCGGAGGAGCAAAACTTGCTCTCGGCTTGCAGCACCTCCTCGGAGAACGTCTGACCGTTGTCGTAAATGTCGCGGATGATTTCGAGCATCTCGGGCTACATATCTCCCCGGATCTGGATACAGTGCTTTATACGCTCGGTGGTTTGAGCGACCAGCAACGTGGTTGGGGTCGATCCGATGAGACCTGGAACTTCATGGAGGCTTTGAAGGAAATCGGCGGGCAGACCTGGTTCTCCCTTGGCGATCGCGACATGGCCATGCATGTGGAGCGAACCCGCCGGCGGCTAAGCGGTGAAACTCTCACAGCCATTGCGATCGATATTGCACGCCGCTTCGGCATTCGTTCAAACGTGCTGCCCATTACCAACGACAAGCTTTCCACCATCGTTGTAAGTACGGAAGGTGAACTCGAATTCCAACGCTATTTTGTTGGGCGGCGCTGCGAGCCGGCGGTCAAGCAGATCCGATTCAGTGGGGCGGAAAGTGCCTGCCTCACACAAGAGGTGCTTCAGGCTCTTGACGCTGATGATCTCCGCCTCATCGTCCTATGTCCGTCCAACCCCTATCTGAGCATCGATCCGATGCTGGCTGTTCCAGGAACGACGGAAAAATTGCGAGCGGCCCGTGTTCCTGTCATCGCCATTTCCCCGATCATAGGGGGCCAAGCCATCAAAGGGCCGACACGAAAGATCATAGACGAGCTCGGCCTTGAGGCCACAAACCGAGAGATTGCAAGACATTACGCCGGGCTGATCGATGGCTTGATCATAGACACGACGGATGCCGAAGGGGCTGCCGACCTGGGCATCGACGTGCATCTGGCACCAACATTGATGACTGAATTGCAATCAAAAATCGCCCTCGCGGAGCACGCGCTTATGTTCGGCAATAGCCTTCGAACAAAGCGCAAGGGACAGGAAAAAGGACCCTTGAGCGGAGGTGTATCGTGACCAGCCCTGATGCATGGGTAATTGTCCCGGCTAAGATGTTCTTGCGCGCAAAGCAGCGGCTCTCATCATTTTTGACCGCATCCGAGCGCGCCACATTGGCGCGTACCATGCTGACCGATGTTCTTGAGGCAGCATGCAGCGCGCCGACGTCGAAGAAAGTCGCTGTTGTCACCAGTGCAGACGATGTCGCGCGAGAAGCAGCTCGCTTAGGTGCTGTTGTCATTGATGACGGCGGCGCGAACGGAACGAACGAGGCAATCGCGGCAGGTCTCGCAGGGGTCGAAAAGAGGGGAGGCCGGCTTGTCGTCGCTCTGCCGAGCGATGTGCCCGCGATCATGAGCGAAGATATTTCAACGCTGCTTCAGGCCGCGGAGCGCAACCGTGTAGTGATCGTGCCGGCGCCACGCGATGGCGGCACGAACGCCGTTGCGTTCACCTTGGCGCGGCCATTGCAGCCGTGTTTCGGCCCCGACAGCTTTGCCCGCCACATCGCCGCAGCCGATCGCCTCGGCATCGACCCCATCGTGTGCCGCAATGCAAGAATTGGGCTTGATCTCGACAGTCCCGCCGATCTCTTTGATTTTCTTGACCTGAGCACGTTGACCGCGACGGACCGCTATTTACGTTCCATCAATCTGAGGGAACGGCGACGTGGCGGAGGTGCTGGACACAGCCGCCCGATCGTTGATGCGGGCGCCGGAAATGAGTTCGACGTTGGTTGCGCAAATGAGGGAAGCTCCGTTGTAATTCGCGGAGCGTGAGGAGTTCTGAAAATGGTGGATCGGATGCTTCTGGACACGCTAAGGCGAAGCGAAATTTCCGCTTCCGAGGTCCTATCTCTGGTCAGCGACGTATCTCTTTCCGATCTCATGGCGATGGCGGCATCGAGGCGGGATGAGGCCCACGGCAGAAAGATCTCCTACTCGCGAAAGGTCTTCATTCCGCTTACGCAGCTATGCCGGGATGTCTGCCACTACTGCACATTTGCCCATGCCCCCCAAAGAGGGCAGCGCGCCTACCTCACTATCGGTGAGGTGCTCGCGATCGCGCGTGCCGGTCGTGAGGCCGGATGCAAAGAGGCGCTATTTACGCTGGGTGATAAGCCTGAGCTGCGCTACGGCCAAGCCCAGCGTGAGCTGCACGAAATGGGCTTTACATCGACCCTCGCTTACCTCCAAGAAGCCGCGCGCGCGGTTTTCTGCGAGACAGGCCTATTGCCGCATCTCAATCCAGGCTTGATGGAGGCCGATGATATCGCAAACTTGCGCAAGGTCTCCATCTCGCAAGGGATTATGCTCGAGAGCGCCTCCGCACGGCTGTGCGAGCCCGGGGGATCGCATTTCGGTTCACCTGACAAGGATCCAGCAAGGCGGCTGCAGACGATTGACCTCGCTGGCCAGCTCTCTGTCCCCTTCACGACCGGACTGCTGGTCGGTATCGGCGAGACGCCGCTTGAGCGCATCTCGTCGCTGCTAGCATTGCGCAATCTGGACGAACGCCACGGACACATTCAGGAAATCATTATCCAGAACTTCAAGCCGAAGCCGAATACGCGGATGAGACATGCGCCGGCGCCGACACTGGAAGAGCATCTGTGGACCCTTGCATTGGCGCGCTTGCTGTTCCGGCCCGATATGAACATCCAGGCGCCGCCCAATCTCAGCCCTGGCGTACTGGACATGATCTTGGCCGCTGGCATCAATGACTGGGGCGGCGTGTCCCCGGTCACGCCGGACCATGTCAATCCCGAGGCGCCTTGGCCGCATCTCGCGCGACTTGCCGAGGCCACCGCCGAATGCGGCAAGAAGCTCGTCGAACGTCTCGCGGTTTATCCAGCCTATGCGCGTCAGTATGCACGCTGGACCGACACATCGCTGCAGAAAAGCCTGCTAGGTCTTATCGACGGAAGAGGGTGGCCGCGTTCGGACGAATGGTGCCCTGGAACGAGGGGCGATCCGCCTGCCGATGACCTTGTGATGCTGCGTGAAGAGGCCAACTTGCCCGCGCTCTTGAGCGGCAGCGTAGGTAGAATTGTCGCAAAGGCTCAATCTGGGATACGGCTCGAAGAAGCAGAGATCGTGTCGCTGTTCGAGGCCGAGGAGCGCGATTTCATAGCCGTATGCCGCGCCGCAGATGAGCTGCGCCGCTCCGTCAATGGCGACACCGTCAGCTATGTCGTCAACCGGAACATCAACTACACCAACATCTGTTACTTCAGGTGCCAGTTCTGCGCGTTCTCGAAAGGAAAGCTCGCCGAGAATTTGCGCGGGCGGCCTTACGATATCGCGATGGATGAGATCGGGCGGCGCGCCCGCGAAGCCTGGGAGCGCGGCGCGACCGAGGTTTGCATGCAGGGCGGCATTCATCCCTCCTACACCGGCGCGAAGTATCTTGAGATCTGCCGGACCGTAAAGCAGTTCACGCCTGAGATGCATATACATGCTTTCTCCCCGCTCGAGGTGTTCCAAGGCGCCAGGACGCTCGGAATTTCGGTCGATGAGTTTCTGCGGGAGTTGAAGAAAGCCGGGCTTGGCAC
This genomic window contains:
- the cofH gene encoding 5-amino-6-(D-ribitylamino)uracil--L-tyrosine 4-hydroxyphenyl transferase CofH — protein: MVDRMLLDTLRRSEISASEVLSLVSDVSLSDLMAMAASRRDEAHGRKISYSRKVFIPLTQLCRDVCHYCTFAHAPQRGQRAYLTIGEVLAIARAGREAGCKEALFTLGDKPELRYGQAQRELHEMGFTSTLAYLQEAARAVFCETGLLPHLNPGLMEADDIANLRKVSISQGIMLESASARLCEPGGSHFGSPDKDPARRLQTIDLAGQLSVPFTTGLLVGIGETPLERISSLLALRNLDERHGHIQEIIIQNFKPKPNTRMRHAPAPTLEEHLWTLALARLLFRPDMNIQAPPNLSPGVLDMILAAGINDWGGVSPVTPDHVNPEAPWPHLARLAEATAECGKKLVERLAVYPAYARQYARWTDTSLQKSLLGLIDGRGWPRSDEWCPGTRGDPPADDLVMLREEANLPALLSGSVGRIVAKAQSGIRLEEAEIVSLFEAEERDFIAVCRAADELRRSVNGDTVSYVVNRNINYTNICYFRCQFCAFSKGKLAENLRGRPYDIAMDEIGRRAREAWERGATEVCMQGGIHPSYTGAKYLEICRTVKQFTPEMHIHAFSPLEVFQGARTLGISVDEFLRELKKAGLGTLPGTAAEILDDEVRAILCPDKINTAQWLQIMGAAHRAGLRSTATIMFGHVDRYEHWAKHLLRIRDLQAETGGFTEFVPLPFVHMEAPIYLKGRSRKGPTFREVVLMHAIGRLVFHSRISNIQTSWVKLGQKGIRACLEAGVNDLGGTLMDETISRSAGAQHGHEMAPKQMEDLIREMARLPCQRTTVYGDVTHDRYLASQNPPALKPIVTGLDDRRDRADVPEPRATAFDMT
- the cofC gene encoding 2-phospho-L-lactate guanylyltransferase, which translates into the protein MTSPDAWVIVPAKMFLRAKQRLSSFLTASERATLARTMLTDVLEAACSAPTSKKVAVVTSADDVAREAARLGAVVIDDGGANGTNEAIAAGLAGVEKRGGRLVVALPSDVPAIMSEDISTLLQAAERNRVVIVPAPRDGGTNAVAFTLARPLQPCFGPDSFARHIAAADRLGIDPIVCRNARIGLDLDSPADLFDFLDLSTLTATDRYLRSINLRERRRGGGAGHSRPIVDAGAGNEFDVGCANEGSSVVIRGA